The following are encoded together in the Verrucomicrobiia bacterium genome:
- a CDS encoding MFS transporter — protein sequence MEKSSGGFFRALGSRNYRLFFAGQSLSLMGTWVTQVATTWLVYRLTHSAMWLGLVGFSSQFLTFLLAPVAGVLADRWNRRRILIATQILGMLQSFALAALALSGKITAPQVLVLSMAQGLINAFDVPARQSLVVDLVEKREDMSNAIALNSLMFNSARLVGPPLAGVLIAAAGEGICFLIDGFSYFAVILALIALRVQRRQRQSGSKHVFLELKEGIAYAFKTRPIRALLLYVAFISFSGMPYAVLLPIYAKDIFQGGANAFGLLLGASGVGALIGSAYLASRKSTDGLAAVIVANTMLFGAAILAFSVSRLFWLSEILMVLVGFGMIAQMASGNTLLQALVDDDKRGRVMSLFAMAFMGTMPFGSLLAGHAADVFGAPATLFVSGLMCLAVGAVCARPLMRYHPRRKHAFSVPTQAVKKTELPINPLD from the coding sequence ATGGAAAAATCTTCCGGCGGCTTTTTCCGCGCGCTGGGTTCGCGTAATTACCGTCTTTTTTTTGCGGGGCAAAGCCTCTCTCTCATGGGCACCTGGGTCACGCAGGTGGCCACCACCTGGCTTGTTTACCGCCTGACCCATTCTGCGATGTGGCTGGGGCTGGTGGGTTTCTCGAGCCAGTTCCTTACTTTCCTGCTCGCGCCGGTGGCCGGCGTGCTCGCCGACCGCTGGAACCGGCGGCGCATCCTGATTGCCACCCAGATCCTCGGCATGCTCCAATCTTTCGCACTGGCTGCGCTCGCGCTGAGCGGGAAGATCACGGCCCCGCAGGTGCTGGTGCTCAGCATGGCCCAGGGCCTCATCAACGCGTTCGACGTGCCCGCGCGCCAGTCGCTGGTCGTGGACCTTGTGGAAAAAAGGGAGGACATGAGCAATGCCATCGCGCTCAATTCGCTCATGTTCAACAGCGCGCGCCTTGTGGGGCCTCCTCTGGCCGGCGTGCTGATCGCGGCCGCGGGCGAGGGGATTTGCTTTTTGATCGACGGCTTCAGTTATTTCGCGGTCATCCTGGCGCTCATCGCCCTGCGCGTGCAGCGGCGCCAGCGCCAGTCGGGCTCCAAGCACGTGTTCCTGGAATTGAAAGAGGGGATCGCCTACGCGTTTAAGACGCGGCCGATCCGCGCGCTGCTTCTCTACGTGGCCTTCATCAGTTTTTCAGGCATGCCTTACGCGGTGCTTCTGCCGATTTACGCCAAGGACATCTTTCAGGGCGGGGCGAATGCGTTCGGACTTTTGCTCGGCGCTTCAGGTGTAGGCGCGCTGATCGGCAGCGCGTATCTTGCCTCACGCAAATCGACGGACGGACTCGCGGCCGTGATCGTGGCCAACACCATGCTGTTCGGCGCGGCCATCCTGGCCTTTTCGGTTTCGCGCCTCTTCTGGCTGTCCGAGATACTCATGGTCCTGGTCGGTTTCGGCATGATCGCGCAGATGGCGTCCGGCAACACGCTGCTGCAGGCGCTCGTCGACGACGACAAGCGCGGCCGCGTGATGAGCCTGTTTGCCATGGCCTTCATGGGCACGATGCCGTTCGGCAGCCTTCTGGCCGGCCATGCCGCGGACGTCTTCGGCGCGCCCGCCACGCTCTTTGTTTCCGGCCTGATGTGCCTGGCCGTGGGCGCGGTTTGCGCGCGGCCGCTCATGCGCTACCACCCGCGCCGCAAGCATGCCTTTTCCGTACCCACGCAAGCCGTGAAAAAGACGGAATTGCCCATCAATCCCCTGGATTAG